The sequence below is a genomic window from Halosolutus gelatinilyticus.
GGTGCTGCCACGAGTCCAACCAGCGCCGCGCCGGGAAGCCACATCAACACAACGTGAAGCACACCCGCGAGCAACCGGGGTGGTCGTACTCCGTCGCTGTTGCCGATGCGGATGGCACTGTAGCGCGGGAACCACATCCCGACTATCGGTGCGAGTGTCGTCCCGACAACGGTGAGGAAGCATCCGATCAGTGTCAGCGCTATCGCCGCCAGTAGTCCGTATCCCCCTACGAGTGCCGTCACAAGCGTGACAACGGTGACGACAGGCGCGAACAGCAGACTCGGGGCGATGAGTCCGCGGACGAACGCCCGACCCGAAACGGCGGTCAGGGTTGTCGGCAGGACGGCTCCCTCGTCGCCGAACGGGTTGAGACCGAACGCAGCGCCGGCGGTCCACCCAAGCAACACGGCGATGGCTGGTCCCAGTATTGCGAGCGAGCCGGACCCCTGTAGCATCATATTCACTAATGCTGAGCCGCCACCGAATACCGGGATCAGCAGGAAGTTTAACCGCTGAGGTTCCCGACGGGCTCGCAACAGAGACCATTCAGCAACGTGACGGGTTGGACCGGTGATGAACGGGACGCCGAGGGGGCTGATGGCCCGCTCAAGGGCTCGCTGATCGCCCTCCGTGCGGGTGGAGACGGAAGTTTTGCCAGTATCAGAAACGGTGATCGACTCGCCAAACCAGAACGAGGTGGCAATACGCTCGGAAAGCCAGCTTCCACCGATGAGCACCACGCTAACCGCGACCACTCCCCCGAGAGCGTGTGTCGATGACCAGCCGATGGGCGTGCCAACCGCCAGTAAGTCTGCGAGCCACCCAGTCGGAATCACTCCGAGCGTGGCTGGACTGATCGAGATAGGCAGTTGCGGTACTTGGAACAGGAAGTAGATGCCGAAAAACAGCATCACAACCGTCCCGCCCAGCACGCCCTTGTGACGAGCAACGAACGGCACGTTGGCCACAAGCCATGCAGCACAATACCCCAGCAGGCGACCGGCCGTAACCGCGCTGGCGACGTACAGACTGCCGACCAGCGAGACTGCCAGAAGGGTCAGTGGTGCACTGAAGGCGTATGCCCCGGAAATGGCGAGGAGGAGGCCGACCGGGAACACATACGTCAGCACTCGCAGGCTCTCGGCGACGATGCCCCCGACGACGGCGGTTCTAGGTGAGACGGTCGTCAGCACGAACGCATCGGCGACCGGTTTACTATGCGCCGTCGTCGTCCGCTGCGCGAGCATGAACGTCCCAAACACCCAGAGCATGGCGAGCGTTCCTCTGACGATCCGATTTATCGAGAACTCTGGATCCGTCCCCCGGAGTTCCGGAACGAACAGGACCGCGAATCCCGTTAGCAGGAGCGTCATGAAACCTACACCGCCAGCCATCAAGATCAGCCGACCAGTGTCTTCCCGAATCGCCCGGACAGAACGCTGATAGTCGAACCAGCCCATCCGAATGGCATGCCCGAGCCAGCCCGATTCAGCCATCGGTATTCTCCTCAACGACCCTCTGGTCAGCGGTATCGGCGGCGCTGGCCTCACTGTCCGTCTCTCCTGCGGTGCCGCGCTCGTCGGTCGTGAGTTCGAGGAAAGCATCCTCCAGCGAGCGCGTCTCACCAGTCTCTGCGCGGCGTTCGAGATTAGCGGGCGAACCTTCAGCGACCAACTCTCCATCGTAGAGGATTCCGACCGTGTCAGCGACCTCTTCGACAACAGGGAGGATATGCGTCGAGAGGAAGACGGTCGTTCCCGCGTTGGCGAGTTCCGTAATCATCTCCCGGAGCGTCCGTGCAGCGCGTGGATCCAGCCCGGACGTGGGTTCGTCAAGGAAGACCACATTGGGTTCGTGGAGGACGGCCTGTATGTAGGCGGTTTTCTGCCGCATTCCCTTCGAATAGTCCGCGATCCGCGTGTCGGCATCTGCCGTGAGATCCAGTTTGTTGAGGAGTACATTGATTCGGTCACGTGCCGCTTCCGCGGGGAGATCGCGGAGACCGGCGGCGTATTCGAGCTGTTCGTAGGCCGTCGCGTGGTCGTACAGTGGTGGTTCCTCGGGTAAGTATCCGATGTGGGTGCGGAGGCCGTCTCGGTCCGTGATCGAGACGCCAGCAACGGAACCGGCTCCCTTGGTTGGCCGTGTAAGCCCGGTTAACATTCGCATCGTCGTGGTTTTCCCTGCGCCGTTCGGCCCAAGAAATCCGTAGACCGATCCACTTGGGATAGAAAGATCTAGACCACTGATGGCGGTAGTCTCGCCATATTGCTTTGTTAATCCTTTAGCGAAGACAGCAGGTTGATCGTTCACAGGATGGTGTTTTCATACGTACATTATAACCTTTCTTGTGACAGCTTCCGAAGATAGTGAACAATGCATATCCTGTACTGACCGTAGAGCACTCAGAATACGTCAGCTGTTGAGGGTTTCAACAGAACCCGTCGTCAAAAATCGTTACGGGCGATTTAAACTAGACGAGACGCGCGCAGCGTAGCGAGCACGTCTCGGCGTGGTTCAAATCTGCCCCAATCCATTTCTAACGGAACAACGATCGACGAGCGCAGTGTGGCGCGCCGCGCCACGGAACAGCGAACGGCGAAGCCGTGAGCGTCTCGACGAGGGTCATCCGGTTCGATTGATCCGAAGTGACCAGATGGACGGGATGACGCACGCTGGAATCGAACCAGCGGACCAAACGTTATCGACGCTGTTGCCACTCAGAGACGAGTAATCCGTACGAGATACAGTCGTGGTATTCACCATCGACGAAATCTTGCTCTCGTTGCCTCCCTTCCTCGACGAACCCGATCTTCTCCAAAAGGTGTCGGGCTGGTTCATTAAACTCGATGACCTCTGCTACGAACTTGTGAAGCCGACAGTGGTCAAACCCGTACTTGATGAGCAGTTTGGCAGCCTCGGTTCCGTAGCCTTCGCCGGAGTAGTCCGGATGTATCCAACAACTTGGTTCCGCAACGCCTGCGGTCTCGTTCACCTCTGAAAATCCGACTAAGCCAACGGGCTCCGCCTCAGTGGTGACGAGGAAGCGAACGGTGGACGATGATTCCGAATCCGGAGAGAAGATGGAGCGAATTTCGTTCAGGGAGTATGGTCTGGATGGCTGCATCGTCTTCCAGATCTCGGAAGAGTTGACTGTTTCGTGGATGAACTCCACATCTTCTTCTTCAACCGTGCGGAGCGACACTGAATTACCGATAAGAAAGGCTGGCTCGGACATGAACTACGTCGGCAGTAGCTTCGCTTAACGATTGTGCGTTCTATATTCTGAGACCACGTTACCGCCTCCCCAGATACGTTCGCGTGTCTTCGTCGGAGATGTTCCTCTTGTCGCTGTCGTAGCCAATGACGATGTCTTCGAGGGCGATGAGTGGCGGGCGTTCTCCAGCCAACTTGGTTGACCCCCTCGATCGTCGTTCGATCGAAGTGACGATCACGACCGATCGATGCCTATGGAATTGCCGATCGCCACGTTCAGATACCCGCCGTGAGAGGTGTACGGCGTGCTGCTGGCGCCGAACGACAGTGATCGCGATGGCTCGTGATAGGGATCAGACGAATCTGACGCAGTTCGACGGCTCCGACGATCGTTTCGACACCACGGCCGATCGATCCTCCGACGAGCCGTTCGTCCTCGAGCTCAAATCGAGCGCCCGGGAGCGAAACAGCGCGGTCGAGGCGATCGCAAGCGACCGGGGACGGCTGCTCGAGTGCGACTCGCGGGCCGATGCGGAGTCGATCGCCGCGCGATGTTCGGAGAGGGGCAAGGTTCGGGTGCGACTCCAGGCCGTCGCGCCGCAGGACGAGACGCCGGCGGACGCCTACCTGGTAGCCCAGCCCGAGCGACGCACTGCGACGCCGATCGATCCCGACGCCGAAACGTGGCGATTCCAGCCGGCGGCGAACCAGTACGGGGCGATCGGGCAGGCGCTCGTGACGACGCCGCGGACGAACCCGCCGGCGCTGACCTACTACGTGCGGGAGGATCTCGGTCTGGAGGTGGACGAGGTGCGGGTCCGGCTCCGCGAGCCGTCGCTCGTGACCGAGCGGCTCGCCGACGGGCGGCGGGCGAGCTGGCTCCCCGACGTCGTCGCCGAGGCGGTCCGCGAGTCGACGGGGGCGACGCTCCGCGAGTACCACTGCGAGGTCAAGACCGGCAACGCGTCGTTCGAGCGCGACCAAGTCGCGGTCATGGAGGCGAAAGCCGACGAGCCGGGCGTCGCGGTCCTGAAGATCCGCGTCGCGATCGACGACGTGCCCGAGGAGTACGGGATTCGAATTCGCGACGTATCGCCGTGAGCGACGGATCCGGGAGCGGGGTCGATCGCTCGGGTGCACCCGCGCGACGAACGCTTAAGGCCGTTCCCGTAGTATTATAGATCATGACATACAAACTACGGTGCGACAGCTGCGACCTGGACCGCGAGGTCGCCGACTGGGCCGACGCCAACAAGTACGCCAGCGACCATGAGGCGGAGTTCAGCGCGCACTGGGTGAGCATCCACGAACTCCAGCACGCCTAACCGCTCGGTATGCCGGGTTTTGAGTGCCCGATCGCTTCTTTTGCTCGCAGTATCGGCTCGAATCGATCTGCACGGTCGCAGCGCCCGCTATCGTCACTACCGGTAGCGCCGCCGACGGCCCTTAAACCACGGCCTGAACCCAGTCCGCGGTGACGAACTTGTACCGACACCCCTCGCAGAGGGCGACCTCCACGACCTCGTCCGTCGCCAAGTAGATGTGGTACCGGCTGGTCGGGAGCTCTTCGCCACAGTTCGCGCAGATCGTCGTCATCTCCCCATCGAGCAAAACTACGATAAGGAGTAGCATAACTTCTCACCCCGCGCCGTGATCGTTCTCCGCCGATCGGCGCTCCCCCGAAGACAGCTGTGTCGATCGATCCGACGCAGCGACGAATCCGTCCCGCGCCGTCTCGGATCGCCGATCACTCTCGAGTCGATCGATCGGCGCGACCGTCGATCCCGTCGATTCGCCGCCGGAGTTCCGACACGACGTTCGGCGGCAGGTCCAGTCGAGCCAGCCACTCTCGGTGTCGCTCCGGGTCGCCGTGGCCGGCGACGAACCCGTTGAGCCGCGCGACGACCGCCGAATCGACGAACGAATCCCCGTAGAGGGCCGCGAGTTCGTCGCCGACGACCGGCGTCGATCGCAGTTCGTACTTCTGGTGGTACGGTTCGGCGAGGGTGAACCCGTCGAGGGCCTCGATCGCGGTCTCGGCCGACGTCCCGGCCCGCTCTTCGAGCGCCGTCCGCCGCCTCCGGGCCGTCTCGAACTGGTCGTCGTCGTGCGCGAGGACGACGCTGCGGTACTGGCGCTTGTGCGTCGGCGACGACCAGGCGTGATTCGACCAGAAGACGTCCAGCAGATCGTCGTAGGACAGCGCGTCGGGATCGTACTCGACCTGGACGACCTCGGTGTGGTCGCCGAGCGAGTAGTAGCTCGGATCCGGCGTCGTGCCGCCGGCGTACCCGACGCGAGTCCGGACGACGCCCTCGATCGCGCCGAACCGGGCGTCGGGGCCCCAGAAGCAGCCCATGCCGAACGTCGCCGTCCTCGTCTCGTCCGGTTCGGGACCTGCCTGATCCTCGGCGGCTGAGGGGGCGAGCGCGGGCTCGCGGTTCGAGTCGTCCATACTTCCTTCAGGGGCTGCAGCCGTTTGCGTCCTCCGCTCTCGAAAGCGTTCGTCGCGGCCGTCGCGGTTCCGACCGCCGATCGTCGTCGATCGCCGGTGATTTGTCACCGATTGACTACAGCACGAACGACGCGATCATCGCGAGGACGAACAGCGCGGCGACGATCGAAAGCGCCTCGTATCGGTACCCGGAGTCGCCGTCGAGGTCGGGCGTGCCGAACGCGACGCCGAGAAGGCCGCCGACGGCGACGATCAACACCGCGATCGCGTAGATCGAGTACAGGATACTCGCCATGTGATAGCGTACGGCGTCCAGTCCCGTAAACCCCCGACGCACCGGTTAGCGCTTCGACGCGAGCGATCGGTCGAGGGCGTCGACCGGCACCGGAAGTCCGACGATCGGCGAAACCGAGGATCGCGGGTTCACCCGTCGTCAGTGCCGCTCGTGCCGGGTTCGTCCCGGGAAGCCGGTTCGCCGCCGTCGGCGGCGGTCGTCCCGGTCGCGGCTCGCTCCCGACGCTGGCGCAGGTAGCGCGCCCGGAGCACGTTCCCGTACACCGAGAGCAACAGACCGAGGAGCAACACGAACATCCCGATGTTGATCCCGATCGTCCGCAGGACGCTGCCTTCGTTGAACGCCAGCGTCTCCGGGACGGGGTAGCCGCCGTAGTCGAGGCTGGCCACGAGCACGCTGACGATACCGACGACGACGAGCACGGCGACGACGTTTGTCGCCCAGCGCCACGATGGTCTGAGCCGAAGGCGTTCGATCCCCGTCGTCTCATACTCGTCCGGATTGCCGTGGAAGTTCGGCGTCTGGTCTTTCGGCAGGAACGCCTTCATCTCGATGGGGTAGAACGCGGGGTGGAACCCGTGCTCGAAGGTGTGAAACAGCACGCCCATCAGCATGATGACACCGAGCAGGCCGTGGAAGGCGACGAACGCCATCGCGACCGACTGGGAGTTATAGAAGTCGATCAGCCAGGTCTTGCGCCAGATGAGCAGCCCCGAGATCATCAGCAAGAGTAGTTCGACCGTGAAGATCCAGATGACGCCCTTCCCGACGTAGGAGAGCAGCGGCACCTCGTCGGCCTTGTAGCCCGCGAACTGCCGCGCGTTGGGGTGGCGCTCGTCGGCCCGCCCGAGCGCGAACTTGACGTCCTGGACGAACGCCGCCGCGTCCGCCCGAAGGTCCGGAAGTACCTCGCGGAAGTTCGATCGACTCGCCGATCGGATGAGCATGTAGGGCACCCAGAACCCGGTCAAGAGGATCAGCGCGAAGCCAGCGAGGCGGTGGATCGAGAGCACGCCCCGGTTGCCGCCCATCAGTTCGACCATCCACCACAGTTCGGTGTTGAACGCGATGGCGTAGCCGGTGAAAAAGAGAACGAACACCGTCAGCGCCAGCAGCGAGTGGAACATCGTGGTGACCCGCGAGAACTTGCCGTGATCGAGGTTCGTCACGACGGCTCACCCCCGCTACCGGAGCGATCGTCGGCTGGCTCTCGGTCGGACCGGTCGCGATCGAGGGGCCCACGGGTCCGTTCGCCGCCGTCCGTGGCGGCAGTCGTCTCCCCCGATCGCGTCGCCCGCTCCGGCGGTTGCATCCGGGCTGCGAGGCGACGGAACGCCGCCCAGTGAATGAACACCATCACGAGGATGAAGATCCCCATGACGACGTCGGCGAGGTGGACCAGCGCGATCGCCAGGTCGAGAAGCGGCCCCGTATTACCGACGACCCAGTCGGCGCCCACGCCGCCGCCCTCGACGGTCGGCCGAACGCGCAAGACGTTCTCGAAGAACGGGGCCCGGCCCGACACGAGCGCGATCGCGCCGACCGCGAGGACGAGCGCGATCAGGGCGCTGGTCCAGAACGCGACTCGATTCGAGCCGTCCTGAGTCTCCGTCTCGGCTTCGTTCGGTTGATCGGGGTCCGGAGCGCGTTCGTCGTCCGCACGCTCCTGTCGGCGATCGTCGCCGTATCCGCCGTCGATCTCTCCGTCGCGCGGGGCGTCCGGGGACGGATCGTCATCGCGACGATCGCCGGGCGCGTCGCGTTCGCGCGGTTCGTCTGCTGGCGAGTCGTCGTCCGGGGCCGTCGGCCCGTCGGCGCGATCGTCGGGGTCGTCCGGAGGTCGATCGTCGCTCATTGGTCTGGGTTGTAGTCCTGGAAGAGCTGGGCGTCTTCCTCGCCGAAGATTATCTCCATGGCCTGGTCGTTGAAGAACGAGCCGCTGCCGCGCTTCTCGAGTTCGTCCGAGATTTCCCCCGCGCTGCCGACGAGGATCGCATCGGTCGCGCACTCCTCGGCGCAGGCGGGTCCCTTGCCCGCTTCCTGGCGCGGGCGACAGCCGGTGCACTTGTCCATGATGCCGCCGGTGCCGAAGAGCTGGGCCGAGCCGTCGTTGCTGTCGGGGAACTGCGGCGCGCCGAACGGACAGCCCGAGAGGCAGTACTGGCAGCCGACGCAGAGGTCGTCTTGCACCGTCACGAACCCGTCCTCCTCCTTCTGGAGCGCGTTCGTCGGACAGACCGAGACGCACGGTGCGTTCTCGCAGTGGTAACACTGCATCGGCAGGCTCGTCTCGCCGGGATTCTCGCCGGCGATCAGCGGATCGACCTTGGCGGCGTTCTCCCCCTGCGGTCCCGCGATCCCCTCGGCCATGGTCGTGATGTCGATGCGCTGGTTCTGGATCTCGCGGTCCCAGGTGCGTTTGCAGGCGACGACGCAGCCCCCGCAGTCGATGCAGGCCTCGACGTCGGGGAAGATCCGCATCCCCTCGCCCGTGCTCATCACGCCCTGGCTCATCACGTCTCCGGATGGTCCTTCCTGTGTCACAGTTGCTCACCCCCGTTCATCATGTCCCACTCGCGGACGTCGTATCGCTTTTGCGTCCCGAGGCCGATCTCGTCCTGCGGGTAGTCGATGAACTCCATGTTCAGATCCTCGACCACCTGCTGGGTCGCCTTCTGCACGTGGACGACGCCCGATTTCGTCTCCTGCATCTGGGTCTCGGCGTCGAACCCGCTCGGCGTGATAATGTTCGCGCTCTCGCCGATCGCCAGCGGTTCCGTGCCGTCGGGCCAGTTGCCGGATCGATTTTCGCCGTGGAAGACGCCGCCCCAGTGATAGGGGAGAAAGACCTCCTCCTCGTTGACCCGGTTCGTCACCTTCGCCTTCACGAGGATC
It includes:
- the msrA gene encoding peptide-methionine (S)-S-oxide reductase MsrA — encoded protein: MDDSNREPALAPSAAEDQAGPEPDETRTATFGMGCFWGPDARFGAIEGVVRTRVGYAGGTTPDPSYYSLGDHTEVVQVEYDPDALSYDDLLDVFWSNHAWSSPTHKRQYRSVVLAHDDDQFETARRRRTALEERAGTSAETAIEALDGFTLAEPYHQKYELRSTPVVGDELAALYGDSFVDSAVVARLNGFVAGHGDPERHREWLARLDLPPNVVSELRRRIDGIDGRADRSTRE
- a CDS encoding cytochrome b/b6 domain-containing protein — its product is MTNLDHGKFSRVTTMFHSLLALTVFVLFFTGYAIAFNTELWWMVELMGGNRGVLSIHRLAGFALILLTGFWVPYMLIRSASRSNFREVLPDLRADAAAFVQDVKFALGRADERHPNARQFAGYKADEVPLLSYVGKGVIWIFTVELLLLMISGLLIWRKTWLIDFYNSQSVAMAFVAFHGLLGVIMLMGVLFHTFEHGFHPAFYPIEMKAFLPKDQTPNFHGNPDEYETTGIERLRLRPSWRWATNVVAVLVVVGIVSVLVASLDYGGYPVPETLAFNEGSVLRTIGINIGMFVLLLGLLLSVYGNVLRARYLRQRRERAATGTTAADGGEPASRDEPGTSGTDDG
- a CDS encoding GNAT family N-acetyltransferase; the encoded protein is MSEPAFLIGNSVSLRTVEEEDVEFIHETVNSSEIWKTMQPSRPYSLNEIRSIFSPDSESSSTVRFLVTTEAEPVGLVGFSEVNETAGVAEPSCWIHPDYSGEGYGTEAAKLLIKYGFDHCRLHKFVAEVIEFNEPARHLLEKIGFVEEGRQREQDFVDGEYHDCISYGLLVSEWQQRR
- a CDS encoding ABC transporter ATP-binding protein, producing the protein MNDQPAVFAKGLTKQYGETTAISGLDLSIPSGSVYGFLGPNGAGKTTTMRMLTGLTRPTKGAGSVAGVSITDRDGLRTHIGYLPEEPPLYDHATAYEQLEYAAGLRDLPAEAARDRINVLLNKLDLTADADTRIADYSKGMRQKTAYIQAVLHEPNVVFLDEPTSGLDPRAARTLREMITELANAGTTVFLSTHILPVVEEVADTVGILYDGELVAEGSPANLERRAETGETRSLEDAFLELTTDERGTAGETDSEASAADTADQRVVEENTDG
- a CDS encoding 4Fe-4S dicluster domain-containing protein, producing the protein MSQGVMSTGEGMRIFPDVEACIDCGGCVVACKRTWDREIQNQRIDITTMAEGIAGPQGENAAKVDPLIAGENPGETSLPMQCYHCENAPCVSVCPTNALQKEEDGFVTVQDDLCVGCQYCLSGCPFGAPQFPDSNDGSAQLFGTGGIMDKCTGCRPRQEAGKGPACAEECATDAILVGSAGEISDELEKRGSGSFFNDQAMEIIFGEEDAQLFQDYNPDQ